Proteins from one Dehalococcoidia bacterium genomic window:
- a CDS encoding VWA domain-containing protein, with protein MSFIWPWVLVSLLAIPVCVYVYIHLQQKRTRDAASLGTLGIVREGVAVQAGWRRHLPPIIFLVGVALLVIASARPEIEIPLPRMEGTVLLTFDVSGSMAADDVEPTRMDVAKQVGRTLVEQRPGSARIGVVAFGEGGLVVQPPTDDDEALIATIDRLVPQSGTSLGRGILTALNLVYPESYLGSEGTAPLAGDAPQTGLAPSIIVLLTDGENTDPPDPLEAAQLAIDRGVRVYTVGLGTSEGAVVEVDGFNLFTVLNEPVLQEVALTTEGEYFRIEDLDDAPRVYEEMETEFVVESREIEITAILGAVSMLVLLVAGGLSLLWFGRVP; from the coding sequence GTGTCTTTCATCTGGCCCTGGGTCCTCGTCTCTCTCCTCGCAATACCCGTTTGCGTCTACGTCTATATTCACCTGCAGCAGAAACGGACCAGGGACGCGGCCAGCCTGGGCACCCTTGGGATCGTGCGCGAGGGCGTTGCCGTACAGGCCGGATGGAGGCGACATCTCCCGCCAATCATATTCCTCGTCGGAGTGGCGCTCCTGGTGATTGCATCAGCACGCCCTGAAATCGAAATACCGCTGCCCCGCATGGAGGGCACCGTGCTGCTGACGTTCGACGTGTCGGGCAGCATGGCCGCCGATGACGTCGAACCGACGCGGATGGACGTCGCCAAGCAGGTCGGTCGGACCCTCGTCGAACAGCGTCCCGGCAGCGCCAGGATAGGAGTCGTGGCCTTTGGAGAGGGCGGGCTGGTTGTTCAGCCGCCGACCGACGACGACGAGGCGCTGATCGCGACCATCGACCGCCTGGTGCCCCAGAGCGGGACGTCGCTGGGACGTGGCATACTGACCGCGCTGAATTTGGTCTATCCCGAGTCCTACCTCGGCTCCGAGGGCACGGCCCCGCTGGCTGGGGATGCTCCTCAGACCGGCCTTGCGCCGTCCATCATCGTGCTGCTGACCGACGGTGAGAACACGGACCCACCTGACCCGCTTGAGGCCGCGCAACTGGCCATCGACCGGGGTGTGCGGGTCTACACCGTGGGACTGGGCACCTCGGAGGGGGCTGTGGTCGAGGTAGACGGCTTCAACCTCTTCACAGTCCTGAACGAGCCGGTCTTGCAGGAGGTCGCGCTGACTACCGAGGGAGAGTACTTCAGGATCGAAGACCTGGACGACGCGCCCCGGGTGTACGAAGAGATGGAGACCGAGTTCGTCGTCGAGTCGAGGGAGATCGAGATTACGGCGATTCTGGGTGCCGTAAGTATGCTGGTTCTGCTTGTTGCCGGAGGCCTGTCACTCTTGTGGTTCGGCCGGGTGCCATAG
- a CDS encoding type II toxin-antitoxin system Phd/YefM family antitoxin: MAGTESKRVWTVAEAKARLSEVLRLAESEGPQHIGTRKTFVVVPAETWYRSQEPPVHLGRWLVNNVPRGLDWDIPRDRQSGRRVPFTDEDTS; encoded by the coding sequence ATGGCGGGTACAGAATCCAAACGCGTCTGGACCGTGGCTGAGGCCAAGGCCCGGTTGTCGGAAGTCCTGCGCCTCGCCGAGTCCGAGGGTCCGCAGCACATCGGCACGCGCAAGACCTTCGTGGTGGTGCCCGCAGAAACTTGGTACAGGAGCCAGGAGCCCCCGGTGCACCTGGGCCGGTGGCTCGTCAACAATGTCCCCCGAGGCCTCGACTGGGACATACCCCGGGACCGCCAATCGGGCCGGAGAGTCCCCTTCACTGACGAGGACACTAGTTGA
- a CDS encoding intradiol ring-cleavage dioxygenase, producing the protein MRVSRCVPALLLLLLTLAFSACGDDAEDSSGNAAPAEVNTVVTPAASTDVAQPSCDLTPSKTEGPFYFDAGMVRRDITEGKPGTPLLVSFRLVEAGSCAPIPDAFVDIWHTDAAGLYSGYRGQGDDGADTSGQTFLRGKQITDADGLAEFDTIYPGAYPGRTIHIHFKAYTDEQRLLTSQMHFPDEVTDVVLQSEPYSEHGPRSTTNESDRLVNDDSEDQALLGQVRQDGDGYHVALTIAVRR; encoded by the coding sequence ATGAGAGTCTCCCGGTGTGTCCCCGCTCTATTGCTGTTGCTCCTGACCCTGGCGTTCTCAGCCTGCGGAGATGATGCCGAAGACTCTTCAGGCAATGCTGCTCCAGCCGAGGTCAACACCGTCGTGACGCCCGCTGCTTCCACCGACGTGGCTCAGCCCTCCTGCGATCTCACCCCCTCGAAGACCGAAGGGCCGTTCTACTTCGACGCCGGCATGGTGCGGCGCGACATCACTGAGGGGAAGCCCGGCACGCCGCTGCTGGTCTCGTTCCGCCTGGTCGAGGCGGGCTCATGCGCGCCGATTCCCGACGCGTTCGTGGACATCTGGCACACCGACGCGGCAGGCCTCTATTCCGGCTACCGTGGACAGGGTGACGATGGCGCAGACACGTCCGGCCAGACTTTCCTGCGAGGAAAGCAGATTACCGACGCAGACGGACTCGCCGAGTTCGACACGATCTATCCCGGCGCGTATCCGGGCAGGACCATTCACATCCACTTCAAAGCCTATACAGACGAACAACGCCTGCTGACATCACAGATGCACTTCCCGGATGAAGTCACGGACGTCGTCCTGCAGTCGGAGCCCTACTCTGAGCATGGGCCTCGCAGCACGACGAATGAGAGCGATCGGCTGGTTAACGATGACTCGGAAGATCAGGCGCTGCTGGGGCAGGTGAGGCAGGACGGCGACGGGTATCATGTCGCGCTGACGATAGCAGTCAGGCGTTGA
- a CDS encoding DUF58 domain-containing protein: MQAPVQSDSPQTPERVLQRLEWQVLRRLDGILQGDYRSLFMGGGLDFAELREYQPPDDVRHIDWNVTARMDRPYVRQFMEDREVTAWFLLDMSPSMAFGAVERHKESVMVDFVGMLARLLTRNGNRVGAILYDNDEQVAIPPRGGRAQVLRLINDIQRQHQAPGGTMTNLTKLLESGFNSIRRSSLVFVVSDFICIPGWDSALDRLGRKHELLAVRLWDPREMDLPDVGVVLVEDSETGAQLSVDTSDRGFRRRFREAALQREEELAQTFKRAGVSELPLSTDEDIVQSIVRFVALRSRMRLRPR, from the coding sequence ATGCAGGCGCCCGTCCAGTCAGATAGCCCACAGACCCCGGAGCGGGTGCTGCAACGCCTCGAGTGGCAGGTGCTGCGCCGTCTCGACGGGATCCTCCAGGGAGACTACCGCAGCCTCTTCATGGGTGGCGGCCTGGACTTTGCCGAACTGCGCGAGTACCAGCCGCCGGACGACGTTCGCCACATCGACTGGAACGTCACGGCCCGGATGGACAGGCCCTACGTGCGCCAGTTCATGGAAGACCGCGAGGTCACGGCATGGTTCCTGCTAGACATGAGTCCGTCTATGGCTTTCGGCGCCGTCGAGAGGCATAAAGAGTCGGTCATGGTCGACTTCGTCGGCATGCTGGCGCGCCTGCTCACGCGAAACGGGAACCGGGTAGGGGCCATCCTGTATGACAACGATGAGCAGGTCGCGATTCCTCCCCGCGGCGGCCGGGCTCAGGTGCTCCGCCTGATCAACGACATCCAGAGACAGCATCAGGCGCCCGGCGGGACGATGACCAACCTGACGAAGCTGCTGGAGTCCGGGTTCAACAGCATCAGGCGAAGCTCGCTGGTCTTCGTGGTGTCCGACTTCATCTGCATCCCCGGCTGGGACAGTGCCCTGGACCGGCTTGGCAGGAAGCACGAGCTGCTCGCCGTGCGTCTGTGGGACCCGCGCGAGATGGACCTGCCAGACGTCGGAGTCGTGCTGGTCGAGGACTCGGAGACGGGCGCGCAGCTCAGCGTGGACACGAGCGACAGAGGCTTCAGACGACGGTTCAGGGAAGCGGCGTTGCAGCGGGAGGAGGAGCTGGCGCAGACCTTCAAGCGCGCTGGCGTGTCCGAGCTGCCGCTGTCCACGGATGAGGACATCGTGCAGTCCATAGTGCGGTTCGTCGCACTGCGCAGCCGGATGCGGCTGCGTCCGCGGTAG
- a CDS encoding MoxR family ATPase, translated as MTNTELNQPMERVLYEVKKVIVGQDHLLERMVVALLARGHILVEGVPGLAKTMAVKTLSQAIGGEFQRIQFTPDLMPADLVGTRIYNQRTGEFNTSLGPVFTNLLLADEINRAPAKVQSALLEVMQERQVTIGRESFPVPNPFLVMATQNPIEAEGTYPLPEAQVDRFMMKVLVGYPSATEEFVIVERMTTTLQDVQPVVSVDEMLELQRQADRVYVDPALMEYSVRLVTGTREPEQYGLEDLSRYILFGASPRASINMILAGRALAFVRGRDYALPEDVRDVALDTIRHRLVLSYEALSDNIESDDILARLMDAIPMPDVPLREYAGARPVR; from the coding sequence ATGACCAACACTGAACTAAACCAACCGATGGAACGGGTCCTCTACGAGGTGAAGAAGGTCATCGTGGGCCAGGATCACCTGCTGGAGCGCATGGTGGTTGCGTTGCTGGCCAGGGGCCACATCCTCGTGGAGGGAGTGCCGGGTCTGGCGAAGACCATGGCAGTCAAGACGCTCTCCCAGGCGATTGGCGGTGAGTTCCAGCGCATCCAGTTCACACCCGACCTCATGCCGGCCGACCTGGTGGGCACCCGCATCTACAACCAGAGGACGGGGGAGTTCAACACGTCGCTGGGACCTGTCTTCACCAACCTGCTGCTGGCCGACGAGATCAACCGCGCGCCGGCAAAGGTCCAGAGCGCCCTGCTCGAGGTGATGCAGGAGCGGCAGGTCACCATCGGACGCGAGTCCTTCCCTGTGCCGAATCCGTTCCTGGTCATGGCAACCCAGAACCCCATCGAGGCCGAGGGCACCTACCCGCTGCCCGAGGCGCAGGTGGACAGGTTCATGATGAAGGTGCTCGTCGGCTACCCGAGCGCGACCGAGGAGTTCGTGATCGTGGAGCGCATGACGACCACGCTGCAGGACGTGCAGCCGGTGGTCAGCGTCGACGAGATGCTCGAACTCCAGCGCCAGGCGGACAGGGTCTACGTGGACCCGGCTCTCATGGAGTACTCGGTCAGGCTGGTCACGGGGACTCGCGAGCCCGAACAGTACGGCCTCGAAGACCTGAGTCGGTACATACTGTTCGGGGCAAGCCCCCGCGCGTCCATCAACATGATACTCGCGGGAAGGGCCCTCGCCTTCGTACGTGGACGCGACTACGCCCTGCCGGAAGACGTTCGCGACGTTGCACTCGACACCATAAGGCACCGTCTTGTGCTCTCGTACGAAGCCCTTTCGGACAACATCGAAAGCGACGATATTCTTGCCAGGCTAATGGACGCCATCCCGATGCCGGATGTGCCGTTGAGAGAGTATGCAGGCGCCCGTCCAGTCAGATAG
- a CDS encoding trypsin-like peptidase domain-containing protein, producing MYLGLLSILLLVTLLLWRTYSSDEAQPATANVDEAVAEALASMAETSEPAISALVYRAILPSLVIVQTDREDEEEGFGIGTGVVVNADATVLTSLHIVDGASEVQIAFADGSESHAIVSGVDPERDIAVLTPTSLPGLIVPATIGSSAGLRVGDEVFTVGNPLGLVASMSAGVVSGLDRDFKVSGSDQVLRDLIQFDAAVNKGNSGGPLLDRRGQVVGIVTGLVNPSEQGVFIGIGFAVPIDIAAGAAGGPER from the coding sequence ATGTATCTCGGCCTCCTGTCAATCCTGTTGCTGGTTACGCTGCTGCTCTGGAGGACTTACAGTAGCGACGAGGCCCAACCGGCCACTGCGAACGTGGACGAGGCGGTTGCGGAGGCCCTGGCATCCATGGCTGAGACGTCAGAGCCGGCCATATCGGCGCTGGTGTACCGGGCCATTCTGCCGTCCCTGGTTATCGTGCAGACGGACAGGGAAGACGAGGAAGAGGGATTCGGCATTGGGACCGGCGTGGTCGTCAACGCCGACGCCACGGTGCTCACATCGCTGCATATCGTCGATGGAGCGTCGGAGGTCCAGATCGCCTTCGCGGACGGGAGTGAGTCTCACGCCATAGTTTCCGGTGTCGATCCCGAGAGGGACATCGCGGTCCTGACGCCCACCTCGCTGCCGGGCCTCATAGTTCCGGCCACCATTGGCAGCTCGGCCGGACTGCGAGTGGGAGACGAGGTGTTTACGGTAGGCAACCCACTGGGTCTGGTAGCCTCGATGAGCGCCGGCGTGGTGTCTGGGTTGGACCGCGACTTCAAAGTATCGGGCAGCGACCAGGTCCTGAGGGACCTGATCCAGTTCGACGCGGCGGTGAACAAGGGGAACTCAGGCGGACCGCTTCTGGACCGCCGAGGCCAGGTGGTTGGCATAGTTACCGGACTGGTCAACCCTTCCGAACAGGGTGTCTTCATTGGTATAGGGTTCGCGGTGCCGATCGACATAGCAGCGGGCGCCGCCGGAGGCCCGGAGCGGTAG
- a CDS encoding amidohydrolase family protein, whose translation MKAITGATLIDGTGSAPVSDAVVLIEGSDIIGVGSAESMQVPDGAELIEAPGMTVMPGLIDTHDHLASFAYEIASRWGITEPRSTRHLRIASVLRQTLETGYTTVRDAGGLAAGFRMAVDEGLVPGPRLHVALGFITPTGGMADSVSPLGYRAPAGDDSGLPWGVADGPEAMRAKVREMVGAGADVIKTATTGGASSGAGLGPRDVLFERNELEALVDEAHKRGKRVMCHALGGEGLRMAIEVGVDSIEHGSYLDEDPELLPMMAEKGICFTPTFGVYTFHTTRGTPHGRERAAALREHHVRSLEMALERGVTVTAGTDEGGWEHGNNAHEISCLVEAGMTPMQAIVAATGDAADCMGLGGEIGRIEAGKRADVILVEGNPLDDVTMLERGAAVRFVMKDGVTFVDERAS comes from the coding sequence ATGAAGGCGATCACCGGGGCGACGTTGATAGACGGCACAGGCAGCGCGCCGGTGTCCGACGCAGTTGTGCTGATCGAAGGCAGCGACATCATCGGCGTGGGCAGTGCCGAGTCGATGCAGGTCCCGGACGGCGCGGAGCTGATCGAGGCTCCCGGAATGACGGTGATGCCAGGACTGATCGACACGCACGACCACCTGGCGTCGTTTGCGTACGAGATCGCCAGCAGGTGGGGAATCACGGAGCCGCGCAGCACACGCCACCTGCGAATCGCGTCCGTGCTTCGTCAGACGCTCGAGACCGGCTACACGACCGTAAGGGACGCCGGAGGGCTGGCCGCGGGATTTCGCATGGCCGTGGACGAGGGTCTGGTGCCGGGGCCACGTCTGCACGTCGCGCTGGGCTTCATCACGCCTACGGGCGGCATGGCCGACAGCGTCAGCCCGCTCGGTTACAGGGCTCCCGCCGGGGACGACTCCGGGCTGCCCTGGGGAGTCGCTGACGGGCCGGAGGCCATGCGCGCGAAGGTGCGCGAGATGGTCGGCGCAGGCGCGGACGTGATAAAGACAGCGACCACCGGCGGCGCAAGCTCCGGCGCAGGGCTGGGCCCAAGGGACGTGCTGTTCGAGCGCAATGAACTCGAGGCGCTGGTCGACGAAGCGCACAAGAGGGGCAAGCGCGTGATGTGCCACGCGCTCGGAGGCGAGGGTCTTCGGATGGCGATCGAGGTGGGCGTGGACTCCATCGAGCACGGCTCGTACCTCGACGAAGACCCGGAGCTGCTGCCGATGATGGCGGAGAAGGGCATCTGCTTCACGCCGACCTTCGGGGTGTACACGTTCCACACGACACGGGGCACGCCGCACGGCAGGGAGCGCGCCGCTGCGCTGCGCGAGCACCACGTCAGAAGCCTGGAGATGGCGCTGGAGCGCGGAGTCACGGTGACCGCGGGCACCGACGAGGGCGGCTGGGAGCACGGCAACAACGCGCACGAGATAAGCTGCCTCGTCGAGGCTGGGATGACTCCCATGCAGGCCATAGTCGCCGCCACGGGCGATGCGGCCGACTGCATGGGCCTGGGTGGGGAGATCGGTCGCATCGAGGCGGGCAAGAGGGCCGATGTCATCCTCGTCGAGGGCAACCCACTCGATGACGTGACGATGCTGGAGCGCGGCGCCGCCGTGCGGTTCGTCATGAAGGACGGGGTTACGTTCGTGGACGAGCGGGCTTCTTAG
- a CDS encoding VWA domain-containing protein — protein MGLLWPAYLLLLIAIPLVALVYLLVLRRRRRFAVHYSSLSLVRQAMPGSTRWKRHLPFVLVLLALMLLVVALSRPFANVTVASSRTTVVLALDVSLSMCASDVDPNRLTVAQEAAKRFIESQETDTQVGLVAFAGIAQLIVPPTTDTEALTEAVDGLITARRTSVGSAIMRSIDALAEVNPDISPVTVYSSPAEMDSDADTEVVLQPDIVVLLTDGASTRGVSPVIAAEFARDRGVRVYTIGFGTESPLVMRCTPSQLGSDELNNRIGTGGFGTFGGRFGGRNYLQLDERALISVAEITGAEYYAAGSEDELIEVFATIPIQTEKKKVRMEVSAVLTAISALLTLSAVALGLRWSPLP, from the coding sequence ATGGGACTGCTCTGGCCTGCCTACCTGCTGCTTCTGATCGCGATACCACTGGTCGCACTCGTCTACCTGCTGGTGCTCAGGCGGAGGCGACGGTTTGCCGTCCACTACTCCAGCCTGTCGCTGGTGAGACAGGCCATGCCCGGCAGCACGCGCTGGAAGCGACACCTCCCCTTCGTCCTGGTCCTGCTCGCCCTCATGCTGCTCGTCGTGGCGCTCTCGCGTCCCTTTGCCAACGTGACGGTCGCCTCCAGCAGGACCACCGTCGTACTGGCGCTGGACGTCTCGCTGAGCATGTGCGCCAGCGACGTCGATCCCAACCGGCTGACCGTCGCCCAGGAGGCGGCGAAGAGGTTTATCGAGAGCCAGGAAACGGATACGCAGGTCGGCCTCGTCGCCTTCGCTGGAATTGCGCAGCTCATCGTCCCGCCCACCACCGACACGGAAGCGCTGACCGAGGCGGTGGACGGCCTCATCACCGCACGCAGGACGTCTGTGGGCAGCGCGATCATGCGCTCCATCGACGCGCTCGCCGAGGTGAACCCGGACATCTCTCCCGTCACCGTGTACTCAAGTCCTGCTGAAATGGACTCGGACGCAGACACCGAGGTTGTACTCCAGCCTGACATCGTCGTGCTGCTGACCGACGGCGCGAGCACCAGAGGCGTCAGCCCGGTGATCGCCGCGGAGTTCGCACGCGACCGCGGAGTTCGTGTGTACACGATCGGCTTCGGCACCGAGAGCCCGCTGGTAATGAGGTGCACACCCAGCCAGCTAGGAAGCGACGAGCTGAACAACCGCATCGGAACGGGAGGATTCGGCACCTTCGGCGGCAGGTTCGGAGGCCGGAACTACCTCCAGCTCGACGAACGGGCGTTGATTAGTGTGGCCGAGATCACCGGCGCCGAGTACTACGCCGCCGGGAGCGAGGACGAGCTCATCGAAGTCTTCGCCACGATCCCCATACAGACCGAGAAGAAGAAAGTGCGCATGGAGGTCTCAGCAGTCCTGACCGCCATAAGCGCCCTGCTCACCCTCTCAGCAGTCGCCCTCGGCCTCCGCTGGAGCCCCCTACCGTAA
- a CDS encoding PIN domain-containing protein, which translates to MTGFLLDTNVISEVSRESPDPRVIRFLTAEGDLWLSTVTVYEMEYGLALLPYGRRLETLRAVQSDILAAFDDRVLTLDRNAAEWAARFRARSRRADRPMDVGDALIAGIARANGLSIATRNVGDFESVDLEIVNPWEYG; encoded by the coding sequence TTGACCGGATTCCTGCTGGACACCAATGTCATCTCCGAGGTGTCGCGTGAATCGCCAGATCCCCGAGTCATCAGGTTCCTGACTGCGGAGGGCGATCTCTGGCTGTCGACTGTGACCGTTTACGAAATGGAGTATGGGCTTGCGCTGCTTCCCTACGGGCGCCGGCTGGAGACTTTGAGGGCGGTGCAATCGGACATCCTTGCAGCATTCGACGACCGTGTGCTGACGCTGGACCGGAACGCCGCTGAATGGGCAGCACGGTTCCGTGCCAGGTCCAGGCGGGCGGACCGCCCGATGGATGTCGGCGACGCACTGATAGCGGGAATTGCCCGAGCCAACGGTCTCTCAATAGCCACCCGCAACGTGGGAGATTTCGAATCAGTGGACCTGGAAATCGTGAATCCCTGGGAGTATGGATGA
- a CDS encoding YceI family protein: MSKRIAVTAGPFLSRRRLGGSRIFRIAMMGVVVVLAAAVLAACGSDEPEVSQPTATAPADTPAPAPTSEPSPVPTEAPVAEARSVGDVEGVTFTVGEGSKVTFSVREELASVPLPFDAKISTTALSGEIHLDGRDSVIEIDLQSLSSDNSFRDRYIRSRMFGEHPTGVVTVKGMSDLPSGFISGETVTTDVESDLLIREVTAPLTFEVEALDEGTVISITGRTTFTWDDLQMQKPSARSVVSLDDEVKVEVVLSATPAN; the protein is encoded by the coding sequence ATGAGTAAGAGAATCGCAGTTACAGCCGGTCCATTCCTATCCCGCCGACGACTTGGAGGGTCCCGCATCTTTCGTATTGCAATGATGGGTGTGGTGGTCGTCCTGGCGGCGGCCGTCCTGGCAGCCTGTGGGTCGGACGAACCGGAGGTAAGTCAGCCCACAGCGACGGCGCCCGCCGACACTCCCGCTCCTGCACCCACATCAGAGCCCTCCCCAGTTCCGACGGAGGCTCCGGTTGCTGAAGCGAGGTCCGTTGGAGATGTGGAAGGTGTGACCTTCACCGTTGGAGAGGGCTCCAAGGTCACTTTCTCCGTGCGGGAGGAGCTGGCGTCTGTGCCGCTGCCATTCGATGCCAAGATAAGCACGACCGCGCTCTCGGGTGAAATCCACCTGGACGGGCGTGACTCTGTAATCGAGATCGACCTTCAGAGCCTGAGCAGCGACAACTCCTTCCGGGACCGCTACATCCGGTCCAGGATGTTCGGCGAGCACCCCACCGGCGTGGTCACCGTAAAAGGAATGAGTGATCTGCCGAGCGGGTTCATCAGCGGAGAGACCGTTACCACTGATGTCGAAAGCGATCTGCTGATCCGGGAAGTGACAGCCCCGCTGACGTTCGAGGTCGAGGCACTTGACGAAGGGACCGTGATCTCCATAACGGGCCGCACGACGTTCACATGGGACGATCTGCAGATGCAGAAGCCTTCGGCCAGATCGGTCGTGAGCCTCGATGACGAAGTCAAGGTAGAGGTGGTGCTGTCAGCCACGC
- a CDS encoding ABC transporter permease, whose translation MSDLPSSDGSVVSRAYQFIRRWPIIPVGIVVLLILCAAFAGLLAPYDPERGNLRERNVPPIWSAEGSTSHVLGTDPQGRDILSRIIFGARISLIIAAVVLCSGGIGGTILGLIAGYAGGIVDELIMRFVDITLAVPFILVAMVVVIVAGQSLTIIIILLVAFSWNAFARQVRAETLQLKTADYVALATVAGASTWRIMYRHILPGVSSTLLVIATLRVGQLILTESILSFLGVGIPPPTPAWGVMIADGRSYLATAWWVAFFPGMAIFLTVLAFNFLGDWLRDWFDPRLRQI comes from the coding sequence ATGAGCGATCTCCCATCTTCCGATGGCTCGGTGGTCTCCAGAGCTTACCAGTTCATCCGAAGGTGGCCCATCATCCCCGTCGGTATCGTCGTCCTGCTCATTCTCTGCGCGGCGTTCGCCGGTCTGCTGGCCCCGTACGACCCCGAGAGGGGCAACCTGCGAGAGCGAAACGTGCCTCCGATATGGTCTGCAGAGGGAAGTACCAGTCACGTTCTTGGCACGGACCCGCAGGGAAGAGACATCCTCAGCCGCATCATATTCGGGGCCAGGATCTCGCTGATCATAGCCGCCGTGGTGCTGTGTTCAGGGGGCATCGGCGGGACCATACTGGGACTCATCGCAGGCTACGCAGGAGGGATAGTTGACGAGCTGATCATGCGCTTCGTCGATATCACCCTGGCCGTGCCGTTCATCCTGGTCGCCATGGTGGTAGTCATCGTGGCTGGTCAGAGCCTTACCATCATCATCATCCTTCTTGTCGCCTTCAGTTGGAACGCCTTCGCCAGGCAGGTGCGGGCTGAGACCCTTCAGCTCAAGACCGCAGACTACGTCGCCCTGGCGACCGTCGCCGGGGCATCCACCTGGAGAATCATGTACCGGCACATTCTTCCGGGTGTGTCGAGCACGCTGCTGGTAATCGCCACGCTGCGCGTCGGCCAGCTCATCCTGACGGAGTCCATCCTGAGCTTCCTCGGAGTCGGGATCCCGCCGCCCACGCCGGCATGGGGCGTGATGATCGCCGACGGCAGGTCGTACCTGGCCACGGCGTGGTGGGTCGCCTTCTTCCCCGGCATGGCCATATTCCTGACGGTGCTCGCGTTCAACTTCCTCGGAGACTGGCTGAGAGACTGGTTCGACCCCCGGCTGAGACAGATATAG